AATCCGGGAAAAGTTGGGCTCAGCCTCTCTTggagtgggggtggaggtgggggagaaagggaggcgTTCCATCACCCCCCCTCCACACTGTCCATCAGGTACCTGCCGCCATCAGGGCGCCCAGGCCCTCCCCTGGGGGACAGCGGACCCGCACTGACCGCTTCCCGGCCCGCAGGTGTGAAGACCCCCTTGTGGAAGAAGGAACTGGGGGAGACCGTGGCCAGGAAGGCGGAGCGCGAGGAAGACCTGGAGCGTtcgggggaggaagaagaggaggaggaggaggaggaagatgaggaggatgaggaggagccgAGGCCAGGCGCGCCGGGCGCCGCGCAGGACGAGGCGGGGGCGCGCGAGGCCCGCGAGCGCAGCTCGGTGTCCTACTGCCCTCTGCGCCAGGAGCCCAGCACGCAGCAGGCGGCGCTGCTGCGGCGCGCCGACCtcggcttctggagctggctcaGCCCCTGGGCGCTGCTCGCCAGCCTGGCGGCCCCCGCCGACAGGTGAGGGGGAgggtcctccttccctcccctccccacctccggaGGGATGGACGCCGGGGCACTGAGCACTCCGGGCCCCCGCCGGCAGGAAGCGGAGCCCCCCGGAGGAGCCGTGCGTGCTGGAGACCCGGCGGGGGCGGCCGCGCCACGGGGGCTGCGCGCGCTGCGAGATCCTGTTTTGCAAGAAATGCCAGGGTCTGCACTGCCATCCGGCCTACATAGCCCACTCTGTCCTGGAGCACCCAGATCTGGGTAAGGTGGAGACCCcgtctcccctttccctcccgcgCGGGAGGGGGGAGGTACCCCAGTCTCGACCTTTGTGCCTTCCATTCTTGCCTGATACCCAAGTCTCCCCGAACTGCTTTCTCCACTTCCCCTGACATGGAGCACGTTCCCCCTTTCTCGGGAGCGAGCGCCCTCCCTCCGGCGGCAAGGGTGTGGGTGCCCACCTGTCATCTAGCAGAGCCCCGCATGATTGGGAACCCCGTTTCTGTCATTGCGTCACCTCCTGCGAGGACTCTCAGTACCTACCGCTCACCTGAGCCGCGTCCCCAGCCCAAGCTCACCTGCGTCTCTTTCAGGTCCTCCGGGCAGAAGTAAACCCTCCCGGG
This sequence is a window from Perognathus longimembris pacificus isolate PPM17 chromosome 17, ASM2315922v1, whole genome shotgun sequence. Protein-coding genes within it:
- the C17H17orf50 gene encoding uncharacterized protein C17orf50 homolog, producing the protein MSRYLPPSGRPGPPLGDSGPALTASRPAGVKTPLWKKELGETVARKAEREEDLERSGEEEEEEEEEEDEEDEEEPRPGAPGAAQDEAGAREARERSSVSYCPLRQEPSTQQAALLRRADLGFWSWLSPWALLASLAAPADRKRSPPEEPCVLETRRGRPRHGGCARCEILFCKKCQGLHCHPAYIAHSVLEHPDLVLPPRRNFTFNRRNTIPKAEGGEKPLGKGTLLVSPETPGSPGNTCVLLTSHCCLQRG